A genomic region of Synechococcus sp. NOUM97013 contains the following coding sequences:
- a CDS encoding cephalosporin hydroxylase family protein, with product MNSFTFIPSEDLIVLANGEKLSLSDPKAFEIISDLWIRSGWDTKYVYSFSWLGRPIIQLPEDMLRIQEVIYDIKPDVIIETGVAHGGSLIFYASICSAIGKGRVIGIDIEIRPHNRTAIEQHRLSSSISLIEGSSIDPDTFRKVQEKVAPSDKVLVLLDSNHLKDHVYKELIMYSDLVSVGSYIVACDGIMKEVVGAPRTSSDWDWNNPITAINQFLHVSANFKQTEPPFLFNEGLINKRVTYWPKAYLQRLS from the coding sequence ATGAATTCCTTCACATTCATCCCTTCCGAAGATTTGATAGTTTTAGCAAATGGTGAAAAACTGTCTTTGAGCGATCCCAAAGCATTTGAAATTATTTCAGATCTTTGGATTCGGTCAGGCTGGGATACAAAATATGTTTATAGCTTTAGTTGGCTTGGCAGGCCTATTATTCAACTTCCTGAGGATATGCTTAGAATTCAAGAAGTTATTTATGACATTAAGCCTGACGTTATAATAGAAACTGGTGTGGCTCATGGTGGATCTCTAATTTTTTATGCAAGCATTTGTTCAGCCATTGGTAAAGGCCGCGTTATTGGAATTGATATTGAAATTCGTCCTCATAATCGTACAGCTATAGAACAACATCGTCTTTCATCATCGATATCTTTGATTGAGGGCAGCTCAATTGATCCTGATACTTTCAGGAAGGTTCAAGAAAAAGTGGCTCCATCTGACAAAGTGCTTGTTCTATTAGACAGTAATCATCTTAAAGACCACGTTTACAAAGAGCTAATCATGTATTCTGATCTGGTGAGCGTAGGAAGTTATATTGTTGCATGTGACGGGATTATGAAGGAAGTTGTTGGAGCTCCTAGAACCAGTTCGGACTGGGACTGGAACAATCCTATAACAGCAATTAATCAATTCCTACACGTTTCTGCAAATTTCAAACAAACCGAACCACCGTTTCTTTTTAACGAGGGTTTAATCAACAAAAGAGTTACTTATTGGCCAAAAGCATACCTACAAAGATTAAGCTAG
- a CDS encoding class I SAM-dependent methyltransferase — MHTYIFLNKFRLAFSFLKCLFTNPSSYGAGKISFAGDGIISTRPKIELDEELIKSFSESMTLHIPQRLHKYSYISHRAQLYYFGASLAFQNNSHLPMVECGVWYGFFARTTLKLFQEREINVLFHLIDLFGQDQTFFKGKGKFNEYSDESILNAVNSRFKNYNVEIHQGLIPDVFNLPSIQSIKKISFLSCDLNGAKAEKDALEFFFPKLAVGGIVYADDYGCQGYEESRKVFDEMLSDTCIPLKTLHSPALFLKIKD, encoded by the coding sequence ATGCATACTTACATTTTTCTAAATAAATTTAGACTAGCATTTAGCTTTTTAAAATGTCTATTTACAAATCCCAGCTCTTATGGTGCTGGGAAAATTAGTTTTGCGGGTGATGGGATTATCTCAACGCGACCTAAAATTGAGCTAGATGAGGAACTTATCAAGTCTTTTTCTGAGTCTATGACTCTACATATACCTCAAAGGCTTCATAAGTATTCATATATTTCTCATCGTGCGCAGCTTTACTATTTTGGCGCGTCTCTAGCCTTTCAAAATAACTCTCATCTACCAATGGTTGAATGCGGAGTTTGGTACGGTTTTTTTGCTAGGACTACCTTGAAATTATTTCAAGAGAGAGAAATTAATGTGTTGTTTCATCTAATTGACTTATTTGGTCAAGATCAAACCTTCTTCAAAGGGAAAGGGAAATTTAATGAATATTCAGATGAGTCAATTTTAAATGCCGTAAATAGTAGATTCAAAAATTATAACGTCGAAATTCACCAAGGATTAATACCAGATGTCTTTAATTTACCGTCAATTCAATCAATTAAAAAAATCAGTTTTTTATCTTGTGACTTAAACGGTGCTAAAGCTGAAAAAGATGCACTTGAATTCTTTTTCCCAAAACTAGCTGTAGGGGGTATAGTTTATGCAGATGATTATGGATGTCAGGGTTACGAAGAATCTCGTAAAGTTTTTGACGAGATGCTTTCTGATACTTGCATACCCTTAAAGACACTACATAGTCCAGCACTTTTCCTGAAAATTAAAGACTAG
- a CDS encoding acylneuraminate cytidylyltransferase family protein, producing MNQQIIDFLGIIPARSGSKRLPNKNILPLRGKELIYYSIFASSQSKYLTETIFSTDCEIIQSIAKSFGAYSPFIRPKYLAEDNITNIDVIKHAINWYKETRDAHIKNIVLLQPTSPFRTSHDIDKSIQIFCKNNSPTLASVTGPYKKRHPTLMKIHDNKMTKYSHEDESTYYRYNASIYISSFDHLHTMGSIFSDEQSFYIMSNYQIDIDTEEDLKAANMLAPMYLP from the coding sequence ATGAATCAACAAATCATAGATTTTTTGGGAATCATACCGGCACGTTCAGGCTCTAAGCGCCTTCCAAACAAAAACATACTTCCTTTGAGAGGCAAAGAACTTATTTATTATTCGATTTTTGCTTCCAGTCAAAGTAAATATTTAACTGAAACGATTTTTTCTACAGATTGTGAAATAATTCAATCTATTGCTAAATCTTTTGGAGCCTATTCTCCTTTTATAAGACCCAAATATCTCGCTGAAGATAATATCACAAATATTGATGTGATAAAGCATGCTATTAACTGGTACAAGGAGACTAGAGACGCTCATATAAAAAATATTGTTCTTCTTCAGCCCACATCGCCATTTAGAACATCTCATGATATCGATAAATCAATTCAAATTTTCTGCAAAAACAATAGTCCGACATTAGCGTCTGTTACCGGTCCATATAAAAAGAGACATCCAACGCTGATGAAAATACATGACAATAAAATGACTAAATATTCTCATGAAGACGAATCTACATATTACAGATATAATGCCAGCATATATATATCATCATTTGACCATTTACACACTATGGGATCTATTTTTTCTGACGAACAGTCCTTTTATATTATGAGCAATTATCAGATTGATATTGATACAGAAGAAGATCTTAAGGCCGCTAACATGCTGGCTCCAATGTACTTACCATGA
- a CDS encoding glycosyltransferase family 2 protein gives MNKLTIAIPTYNRPRQLEKLLHCISTSNCASELVLFISENFPQNQDVKRVIDKYRPHLNLIHITQQKSIGAVGNFWYCLRNAPTDYFMLIGDDDYVSVDTIYNSFLKLTSCPTSLAIFNNIQLVDQNKTILATTDFDLEFSSFIDYILSQFKINFIFYDGRSKIRKSGKYNYLIYSVFRKKVLTNYCKGPYQFTGNERDLISYTALNGPILINQEFGVTKTYHDQNIGSTPMSKLKSTDISIYNYKQQSKSFLKQSIILWWVIRHSNASAPKKLFYVLFSYMRVFLMKIAPLYMRLKTLF, from the coding sequence ATGAATAAACTGACAATAGCGATTCCTACTTATAATCGCCCTCGTCAGCTTGAAAAGCTATTACATTGTATATCCACCTCAAACTGTGCTTCTGAGCTTGTTTTATTTATATCTGAAAACTTCCCTCAAAATCAAGATGTCAAAAGAGTTATTGATAAGTATAGACCTCACTTAAATCTAATACATATTACTCAGCAGAAATCTATTGGCGCTGTGGGAAATTTCTGGTATTGCCTTAGGAATGCCCCTACTGACTATTTCATGTTAATCGGAGATGATGACTATGTTTCTGTCGACACAATATACAATTCTTTCTTGAAACTCACCAGTTGCCCAACTTCTTTGGCTATATTTAATAATATTCAATTAGTCGATCAAAACAAAACTATTTTGGCTACAACTGATTTCGATCTCGAGTTTTCATCGTTTATTGATTATATATTATCACAATTTAAAATCAATTTTATATTTTACGATGGACGATCAAAAATAAGAAAATCTGGCAAATATAATTATCTTATTTACTCTGTTTTTAGAAAGAAGGTCTTAACTAATTACTGCAAAGGACCATATCAATTTACAGGTAACGAGCGGGATCTAATCTCTTATACCGCTTTGAATGGTCCAATACTTATTAACCAAGAATTTGGTGTCACGAAAACTTATCATGACCAGAATATAGGATCTACTCCTATGTCGAAGCTTAAGAGTACCGATATATCAATTTACAATTATAAACAACAGTCCAAATCGTTCCTCAAGCAATCTATAATTTTATGGTGGGTTATCCGTCATAGTAATGCCTCAGCCCCCAAAAAACTATTTTATGTCCTTTTTTCATATATGAGAGTATTCCTGATGAAAATTGCACCATTGTATATGCGATTAAAAACTCTTTTTTGA